Within Runella rosea, the genomic segment TAGGCAGAGGAACGGGACATTTCTTCGGAGCGATGCGCATTGACGGCTTCCGGCCCGCCGATGAATTTAAGGGGCACATGGACAACTGGATTCGTCGTTTTCGTAGTGCCCAGGCCGTGGAAGGCAAACAAGTATTGGTGCCCGGCGACCCCGAGCGTGAAATCGAAGCGGAGCGTTTGCGCAACGGGCTTGATTTGCTCGACCCCGTGGTTCAGTCGTTGGAAGAACTAGGAAAAAGATTTGGGATTACGTTATAAAGTTCTAAATTGCTGTATAAACAGCTCGTTGACCATTGCTGACATTAATCATGGTTTCTTTATGAGCAGATGTATAAACTTGCTGTTTGAATTTAACGACAGCGGGTGCTGTCTTTCAACCTGAAAAAACGCAAGTCATGACAAAAAGTACCTACAACGAACTCATTAACGATTCCCTCGTTCACCAGTCGGTTACCGAACGCCTCGAAGATTTTGGCGGCAAAAACCGTATTGAATTAGACAATGAATTGATCAGTCTGATTCTGGATTTGTACAACGACGATCAGGATTTTCCGTACCAGAAAATCAGAAAGTTTTCAATGGGGGATATTTTGGCGTATTTACAGGCAACGCATCGCTATTATTTGACCAAAAAACTGCCCGAAATTGAACAATCGCTTTTGCATATATTTAGCAAATACGGCCAAACCCACGAGTTGTTGGCAGAGCTTTGTCTGTTTTTCAACGAATATAAAAACGACCTCGTTGAGCACGTCAAGATGGAAGAACGCGAGTTTTTTCCTTACATCAAAAAGTTGATGAAAGCATCGGCGGGTGAATACACCAAGGCTGAAATTGCGGAGTTATTGAATTCGGCTTCCATCAGCCAATTCACCGAGCACCACGATTCTATTGAGGATGAATTGAAAGAAGTAAGCCAAATTATTCACCGTTATTCGCCCGTTGAGCGCCCTCCTATGCCGTACCGGGTGTTTCTGAATCAGGTGGAATTTTTTGAATTAGAGCTTCGCAAACACGCCATCATCGAAGACCACGTATTGGTGCCGATGGCGGTAGAATTGGAAGCACAACTGAGGGCCTCGCTTTAAATTTTATAGTCTATCAATTTTACCCGTCAGAGGGTTTTGTTACTTCGCTAACCAACCGTCTGACGGGTATTTTTTATTGCCCTACAAAAGCAAGTTTTTGGTTTTTGCGGTCAATGGCCAAACGGGTGATTTGTTTGATGCCTAAGTTGCTCCAATCGGCAGCTTCCTGCCACTCTTTATCGTACTGAGGATTCCATTTGTACAGCTTCGAGCCTTGTGCCATCAGCAGCGTTCCATCCGCCGCCCAGGCACAATCTTCACTGCCAGCGGGTGTTTGAATAAGCGTTTTTGTTTGTAATGTATTCATATTCAATTGCTCCACCTGCCATTCCGTAGCTGATATTTTGTGCACAAAACTGACCGCCTTTTGCGAAGGAACGCGTAGTAAAGAGCGCCCCACGTTGGTTGTAATCGTCTGGCCTTTATCAGTTGAGACCTGCGCCAATTGAAGCATATTGGGCTGGCCCAACACAAACAGCACCAACGAATCGGAACCAAACCAGCAATGATAGCCAACGGGCTTGATACTCGGTAAAATCACCTTCGGGTTTTTGCCCGTTGCCAATTCAAACTGCCACAGCCGCTGCGTTTGGTCGGGTTCCACGCGAATCACCGAAAAATGCTTGCCATCGGGCATTACCGTAGCAGAATATTCACTTTCAGGGGTTTGAGTTAAGGCACTATGGTTTTTCTTCGCCAAATCGTAGGTCCAAATGTCCGTTTGGCCGTTGGCCTGTCGGGTGTAAAGCAGCTTTTTTCCGTCGGGGGTAAAGGAAGGTTGGTTGTCATAGCCTGCTCTTTTGGTAATATTGACGGGTTGGGAAATCGATACTTTTCCTGCTGAAACTTTCAGGTCTGTTAGGTAGATTTCAGTATCAGGTACGGTGGGCGTAAAGGCTTCCAGTACTCTTTTGACGATGCCATCCAAAGCGTTGTTTTCAATCCAGCGCACTACCATCACCAGTTCATGGTCGGGGTCTACGTAGACAATATTGGTGCCGTTGCCTACGTGGTAAAATACGTTTGCGGGTTCGCTCGGTAGCGGTTTTTGCCCCGTGTTCAAAAACCAGTTCATGTACCCGTAAGTAGGCTGGGCAGGAGTGGGTGTTGTGGCCTGTTTTACCCATTGTTCTGAGAGCAATTGTTTACCGTTCCAGTTGCCTCGGTTCAGGGTCAACAATCCAAAACGGGCCATGTCGAAGGCATTGATGAACATCCCGCCGCCCCAGTGACCGCCCCCGCTGACCGATTGTACGGGCTGACCGTCTAAGACAATCCACGCGTTGCGGTAGCCCGTCCATCGCCATGTATTGGAGGCGCCGATGGGATCCATAAGATTTTCTTTTAGTACCTGCGGCAACGGTCTGCGCCATACACTCGTGGCGGCGAGCGCTAGCGCATTGACGCGGACGTCGTTGTATTCATACACGCTTCCAGGGGCGTTGCGCGGTCGGGTGAGCCACGTGGCGGCATCCTTGTCGGGACGGTCGGCCCACTCGGGTTTGCCCCATAGGGTGCCTTCCCAATCGGAGGTTTGGCGGAGCAGGTGGTCCCACGTGATGCGGCGATTGTGGGGGGTATCAAAAAGCTGCAGCAATTCGGGTTTGCCAAACTCATCGGCGGGGCGCTGAACGGGTTGGCCATAAAGCTCAATCGGTGGTATGTAGGGGGCTACTGTATCATTAACGCTGCGAATCAGTCCTTTATCGACGGCTAAACCCACCACGCTCGAAAGAAAACTTTTGGTGACACTGTGCGTAATGTCACAGCGCGACGGGTCGCCCCATTGAGCTACGATGTAGCCTTTGTACACGATGATGCCCGTTTGGTCGCCCCGGTCGGCAAATGGCCCAATAGCAAAACCGTAGGGCTCTTTGCCAAAACTCTGGTAATGAGATTGCTCCATGCTGCGCGGATTTTTGGACTCACTCGCCTGCGCAAACGCAATTGCCTCCTGAATTTTGGCGGGATTCAAGCCCATTTCAGCAGGCGTTTTTTTTGCCCACTCGTGGGTGGGTGGAAAATAGGGCGTGGGTTTTTGCTGAGCAAATGTTTTTTTATAACTAAAAATAGACGTAAGAAAAATAACGATAAATGTCGTTGTTAAGGGTCGGAAACGGAAGAGATTCGTCATGAGAAAAAAAGGACGGTGGATGGTTTTTAGGGTGTTTTGAAGTCGGTTTGAGCAAAGATAAGCACTATGGGGTATTTTTTTTCGGTCTCCTGAAATTAGGTTGATTTCATCGTCTATCTGCTATTTGTAACTGCGATTTTTATAGAAAGGAATGCTGTTTTTAGTTTTGCTTTTACCCAAAGTAGTTACACCTAAAAAATTGTTTTGTCTTCTTTCACTTTAAAAATAGACACTGCTGATGACCCGCAACGACGTTTTTAGTTTGTTTTTAAATGGAATATTTTAAATTTGCCTTATAGGGATATTTTTGTTTGGTGTATTCTCCCTTCGTCGGTGCATTGAAGTGAAAAAAATGGCATTTCAATTCTTTATTTTTACTGTATATTAGAATGCGAGTTTATTATTTAACATGGGGTAGTTTGGGAGAAGGGGCTTTGAGTTAAACGTTATGAAACAATTTTGCACAACCATTTTTTATCTTCTTTTATTCGTTCAATCTTATGGGCAACAACTGCTCAAGGATGTGTACGGCACAAACGCGAGTACGTTGGACGTGGCCAATGCCGTCAACATCAGCGGGGTAGTTTATTATACGGCTTCGTCAGAAAAAGGGACGCTGCTGTACAAAACGGATGGTACACCCAGCGGGACGGTATTGCTGGATATGACAGCCATCGGGGATTATATACAATCGCCCACCAATCTGACGAACTTTAACGGGTCGTTGATTTTTTTGGCGCATAAACGCGGCAGTGGATATAGCTTGTTTAAAACCAATGGTTCTATCACTGGAACCACTGAATTGTTTAATACCGCCTCGGGAAATTCTTACATGAATGTACTGGGTGTTTTAAATAATGTATTGTATTTCAGTTTTTTACAGGATAGTACTGGCGTTGAATTGTGGCGTACAAACGGGACAGCGGCTGGCACCTATATGGTTAAAAATATTAACCTAGGAAGTGCAGACAGTAATCCAAAGTCGTTTAAAGTAATTGGAACAAAGGCGTATTTTCAGGCCAATAACGGGGTAAACGGGGCGGAACTGTGGCGGACAGACGGCACAGCTACGGGAACCGTGATGGTGAAAGATATCAATACGGGGGTTTTGGGTAGTTACCCAGATCATTTTGCGGTTGTAGATACCACCTTGTTTTTTCAGGCAACCAACGGTGCAAACGGTTGTGAATTGTGGAAATCCAACGGTGCGGGGACGGTTTTGGTGAAAGATATTCATGCGGGTGGCGTTGGAAGTACACCAAGCAATTTGCAAGTCCTTAATAATCAGCTGTATTTTACGGCTTATGATAGCGTTTCTACCCGATTGTGGAAATCCAACGGTACGGCCTTAGGCACGCAGGTAGTGAAAGATTCTTTGCGACACGTGACAAACCCCGTGGTGTTTAACAATCAATTATTCTTTGTCGCTTCCGAGGGTTTGAAAGGGTTTGAACTGTGGAAATCGGACGGAACCTCCGCTGGAACCACCTTGCTAAAAGACATCAGCCCAAGTTCGGGTGCCTATGATGAGGAGACTTTTGGTTCAAATCCGGGCTTTACCGTGGCCGGAACAACCCTTTTCTTTTTTGCAAATGATGGTTTCAATGGTCGAGAATTATGGAAAACCAACGGCACCACGGCAGGCACGGCCCTGGTAAAAAACATTGCTGATTCTACCGTTAGTTCTTACTTTGAAACCAATGCTACGTTTGCCTTTGGCAATAAAATAGCGTTTATGAGGGCGTCTTCTCCCAACGATGCCTATGAAATGTGGGTGTCGGATGGCACGAGTGCAGGAACAGTTTTGGTCAAAAGCCTGAATCTAAGTTTAGGACTTGAACTGGCCCGTGTAGTACCGATGGCGCTTGGCACGAGTGTTTTGTTTACGGCTTATAGCTCCGCTTCAGGATTTGAATTGTACCGCACCGATGGGACGCAAGCCAATACCACCTTGGTCAAAGATATGAATACTGAAACGGTCAATTCATCCGTAAATTCATTTGGCCGAGTGGTACATTTTAACAACGCTACGTTTTTTACGGCTAATGATGGCAAATGGGGTACGGAGTTATGGAGGGCCGATAGCACCGCTGCCAATGCGTCGCTGTACGCTGACTTTACCAAAAACACCTCGGAAAGCTTGGGGCATTCGGCTGGGGCAACGGCTTTTTCTACCTACTTTAATAATTTTACCGTTTTTCAAAATGAGCTTTATTGGATGGTCAACGGGCGCTATTTGTGGAAAACTAACGGTGAGACCGCCCCAACAAAGGTTTTTGATACTTTTGCGCCCACGACCCAAAAAGTGTTGTTTGCCACTCTTAACAATGAACTTTACTTTCTGTCCAACGGACTTTATAAAAGCAGTCAAAGTGGATTTTATAAAATAACCGATAAAATAACTGGTGCACCCGCCCGGAGCTATTCAGATGCAGATTCCTCCGTAAAAATGATTGCTTACAAAGGGTTTCTGTATTTTGCGGCCCAAGGGTCCGACAGCACGGGCGTTGAATTGTGGCGTACCAACGGTACTGATTCGGCCACTACGCTTGTCAAAGATATTAATGCTGGGATGGCGAGTTCAATGCCTTACGGTTTTGTGGTGTATAAAGATACCTTGTATTTTATTGCCAATACTGACAGTGCAGGTTATGAACTCTGGCGCTCGGATGGTACGGCGGTGGGTACAAAACTTGTCAAAGATATTTATGTTGGGCCAGCCAGTAGTTTTAGACGAAATCCCTATTTTGAGGAATCCTACGGGGCGTTGATTATCTATAATGACAAACTCTTTTTTAGGGCGTCAGATGCAACAAATGGTACTGAATTGTGGCAGTCGGACGGTACAGCAGCGGGTACAGGATTGGTCAAAGATATTACGTTAGGAACTGGAGGGTCTAATCCTTTTTCGTTGGTAACTTTTAAAAATGAGCTTTATTTTCTTGCCAACCAACAACTCTGGAAATCGGATGGTACCGCTGCAGGTACCCAACTGCTGAAAAGTACGTTGTTTTCCGACTATCGAATGACCAAAGGCGATAGTTCGTTGTACTTGAATGCTTACGAATCTTCTCCCGCACCTAGCCTCCAACATAAGAGCTACGAATTGTACCGTTCGGATGGTACAAACTCGAGTACGTTGCGGTTGACGGACATCGACGCGGGAATCCGCAACTCTTCGCCACAATTGGTTTCCACCCATAACGGACGGGTTTATTTTTCTGCCTATCGGGCTGATGTTGGCCGGGAGTTTTGGAGTATGCGCCCCGAATGCCCGCAGGAGTATATCTTTAGCAATCCCGGTGAAACAACTGCGTCGGGAGCTATCCATCGTTTTAAGGTCATGAATCGAATTGAAGCCGCGAATCTGCTGCAAACCAACACCGATGTATTCTATCAGGCGGGTAAGTCCGTAGAATTTAAACCTGGCTTTGAGGTCAAAGCTGGAGCGGTATTCAAAGCGCTGATTGAAGGTTGCGGAACTGACTAGAGGCTTATTTTTCGCAATTCAAACTAGCAAAGAAGCAGATACCCATAAATAATACCTAGATAGCAGCCCCGCCGAAGTTGGTTTTGGTGGGGCTTTTTGTGGGGAGGCCTCAATCTTTTTAGCACGGAGATTTGACTTATGCTTACCTTTTTTCAACCTTTGACTATCAATAACCATCAACACCGGCATTATCGCTGATTTACATGAAAAAGCCTCTGTTTCTATTTCTCTTTTCATTTTTTTGCATTGCAACTTCCTCTTTTGCTCAAATTACACCACCTTTTTTGCAAAACCCAAATCAACGCTGGGTAGATTCGGTCTTTAACAGCCTGACGCCCGACGAGCGAATTGCGCAGCTTATTATGGTGGCGGCCCACGGGTATCCGATGAATCCCAAACGAGTCATCATTGACACGACTTTCTCCAACCCGCGCGTGGTGGCGCAGTACATCCGCGATTACAAAGTGGGAGGCGTTATTTTCTTTCAGGGTGGCCCCGTACAACAGGCGCAATTGACCAATTATTATCAGTCGATTTCCAAAGTGCCGCTGTTAGTAGCGATGGACGCTGAATGGGGCTTGGCCATGCGCTTAGACAGTGCGGTGCGCTTTCCGTACCAGATGACGATGGGGGCCATTCAGGGCAATGACGATTTGATTTATAGAATGGGCAAAGCGCTGGCGGCGCAAAAAAAACGCTTGGGTGTCCATATCAATTTTGCGCCTTCGGTCGACGTCAACAACAACGCCAATAACCCCGTCATTAACTTTCGGTCGTTTGGTGAGAACCCTCAAAAAGTATTTGAAAAATCATACGCGTACATGAAAGGAATGCAGGACGGTGGTATTTTGAGTTCGCTCAAACACTTCCCCGGTCATGGTGACACAGGCGTTGATTCGCATTTTGAATTGCCCGTCATTGCGCACAACCGCGCCCGGTTGGACTCCGTAGAATTGTACCCTTTTCGTAAACTCATCGAAAAAGGTGCCGATGGTATCATGATGGCGCACTTGGCGATTCCCGTATTGGATACCGCCAAAAATGTACCGTCTACGCTCTCAAAACCTATCGTGACGGGCTTATTGAAAGACCAACTGCACTTCAACGGCCTCATTTATTCTGATGCGATGAACATGAAAGGCTTAACCAAGTATTTCCCTAACGGAACAGGCGACGCCAAAGGACTGGAAGCAGGTATGGATGTGCTAGAATTTAGCCCCAACTTACCCGCCGCCATTGCCGAAATCAAAAAATCAATTGCCGAAGGACGCATCAGTCAGGCCGAAATAGACGCGCGGGTCAAGAAAGTATTGGCTGCCAAAGCGTGGGTTGGATTGGCTCAATTCAAACCCATTGAAACCAA encodes:
- a CDS encoding ELWxxDGT repeat protein — encoded protein: MKQFCTTIFYLLLFVQSYGQQLLKDVYGTNASTLDVANAVNISGVVYYTASSEKGTLLYKTDGTPSGTVLLDMTAIGDYIQSPTNLTNFNGSLIFLAHKRGSGYSLFKTNGSITGTTELFNTASGNSYMNVLGVLNNVLYFSFLQDSTGVELWRTNGTAAGTYMVKNINLGSADSNPKSFKVIGTKAYFQANNGVNGAELWRTDGTATGTVMVKDINTGVLGSYPDHFAVVDTTLFFQATNGANGCELWKSNGAGTVLVKDIHAGGVGSTPSNLQVLNNQLYFTAYDSVSTRLWKSNGTALGTQVVKDSLRHVTNPVVFNNQLFFVASEGLKGFELWKSDGTSAGTTLLKDISPSSGAYDEETFGSNPGFTVAGTTLFFFANDGFNGRELWKTNGTTAGTALVKNIADSTVSSYFETNATFAFGNKIAFMRASSPNDAYEMWVSDGTSAGTVLVKSLNLSLGLELARVVPMALGTSVLFTAYSSASGFELYRTDGTQANTTLVKDMNTETVNSSVNSFGRVVHFNNATFFTANDGKWGTELWRADSTAANASLYADFTKNTSESLGHSAGATAFSTYFNNFTVFQNELYWMVNGRYLWKTNGETAPTKVFDTFAPTTQKVLFATLNNELYFLSNGLYKSSQSGFYKITDKITGAPARSYSDADSSVKMIAYKGFLYFAAQGSDSTGVELWRTNGTDSATTLVKDINAGMASSMPYGFVVYKDTLYFIANTDSAGYELWRSDGTAVGTKLVKDIYVGPASSFRRNPYFEESYGALIIYNDKLFFRASDATNGTELWQSDGTAAGTGLVKDITLGTGGSNPFSLVTFKNELYFLANQQLWKSDGTAAGTQLLKSTLFSDYRMTKGDSSLYLNAYESSPAPSLQHKSYELYRSDGTNSSTLRLTDIDAGIRNSSPQLVSTHNGRVYFSAYRADVGREFWSMRPECPQEYIFSNPGETTASGAIHRFKVMNRIEAANLLQTNTDVFYQAGKSVEFKPGFEVKAGAVFKALIEGCGTD
- a CDS encoding hemerythrin yields the protein MTKSTYNELINDSLVHQSVTERLEDFGGKNRIELDNELISLILDLYNDDQDFPYQKIRKFSMGDILAYLQATHRYYLTKKLPEIEQSLLHIFSKYGQTHELLAELCLFFNEYKNDLVEHVKMEEREFFPYIKKLMKASAGEYTKAEIAELLNSASISQFTEHHDSIEDELKEVSQIIHRYSPVERPPMPYRVFLNQVEFFELELRKHAIIEDHVLVPMAVELEAQLRASL